In one Streptomyces sp. NBC_00597 genomic region, the following are encoded:
- a CDS encoding DUF4231 domain-containing protein produces MSGAGGAREYVEARLSQYQQWYDRKAVRNKAVYLRMRTLSVVGGALVPVLVNLDMRFARIGATVLSLLVVVSVSLESVYRYREQWKNYRSTEQLLGHERVYFETGVGPYAGLSERDAYTTLVSRVEQAIANENSATLNVMTLGGQVNSDLECRRSTG; encoded by the coding sequence ATGTCGGGGGCGGGCGGGGCTCGGGAGTACGTAGAGGCGCGGCTGAGTCAGTACCAGCAGTGGTACGACCGCAAGGCCGTGCGGAACAAGGCCGTCTATTTACGGATGCGGACCCTGTCGGTCGTCGGCGGGGCGCTCGTGCCCGTGCTGGTCAATCTCGACATGCGGTTCGCCCGGATCGGCGCCACCGTCCTGAGCCTGCTCGTCGTCGTCTCCGTGTCACTGGAAAGCGTGTACCGGTACCGGGAGCAGTGGAAGAACTACCGGTCGACCGAGCAACTGCTGGGGCACGAGCGCGTCTACTTCGAGACCGGGGTCGGGCCGTACGCCGGGTTGTCCGAGCGCGATGCGTACACGACGCTCGTGTCCCGGGTGGAGCAGGCGATCGCCAACGAGAATTCGGCCACCCTCAACGTCATGACGCTGGGCGGCCAGGTGAACTCCGACCTGGAATGCCGGCGGTCGACAGGGTAG
- the tig gene encoding trigger factor, which produces MKSAVETLNPTRVRLTVEVPFEELKDSLDAAYKKINQQVTVKGFRKGKIPARVIDQRFGRGAVLEEAVNDALPKFYTEAVNEADLNPLGQPEVDITELKDGELLAFTAEVDVRPEIEIPDYSGIEVEVDAVEVSDEDIEKSVEQLRGRFASTNDVERAAAEGDVVTLDLEAKVDGEVLPDGVASDVSYTIGSGELLDGIDEAVKGLEAGGEATFTSQLKGGSAEGKDAEVTVKVSKVSARELPELDDEFAQMASEFDTLEDLKADSRKRLENMKQYDQATQAQERVLEKLLELVEVPIPEKLLEDEVNTRKHNLEHHQLGQMGLTIEKYLEFQGKTVEEFDAETKDQAIKGIKTQFVLDALVNKEKLGVDQEELTEHLMRRAASSGMSPDQFAQAVVEGGQVPMLVGEVARGKALAVVVEAAKVVDTNGEVVDLSDDEDEVETATETVEAAVEGDAEEAK; this is translated from the coding sequence GTGAAGAGCGCCGTGGAGACCCTGAACCCGACTCGGGTTCGGCTCACTGTTGAGGTGCCCTTCGAGGAGCTCAAGGACAGCCTCGACGCGGCGTACAAGAAGATCAACCAGCAGGTCACGGTGAAGGGCTTCCGTAAGGGCAAGATCCCCGCCCGGGTCATCGACCAGCGCTTCGGCCGTGGTGCGGTGCTGGAGGAGGCCGTCAACGACGCGCTCCCGAAGTTCTACACCGAGGCCGTCAACGAGGCCGACCTGAACCCGCTGGGCCAGCCCGAGGTCGACATCACGGAGCTGAAGGACGGCGAACTGCTGGCCTTCACCGCCGAGGTCGACGTCCGCCCCGAGATCGAGATCCCGGACTACTCCGGCATCGAGGTCGAGGTCGACGCGGTCGAGGTCTCCGACGAGGACATCGAGAAGTCGGTCGAGCAGCTGCGCGGCCGCTTCGCGTCCACGAACGACGTCGAGCGCGCCGCCGCCGAGGGTGACGTCGTCACCCTCGACCTGGAGGCCAAGGTCGACGGCGAGGTGCTGCCCGACGGCGTCGCCTCCGACGTCTCGTACACCATCGGCTCGGGCGAGCTCCTCGACGGCATCGACGAGGCCGTCAAGGGCCTGGAGGCCGGTGGCGAGGCCACCTTCACCTCCCAGCTGAAGGGCGGCTCCGCCGAGGGCAAGGACGCCGAGGTCACCGTCAAGGTCTCCAAGGTCTCCGCCCGCGAGCTGCCGGAGCTGGACGACGAGTTCGCGCAGATGGCGAGCGAGTTCGACACCCTTGAGGACCTCAAGGCGGACAGCCGCAAGCGCCTTGAGAACATGAAGCAGTACGACCAGGCCACGCAGGCCCAGGAGCGCGTCCTGGAGAAGCTGCTGGAGCTCGTCGAGGTGCCGATCCCCGAGAAGCTGCTTGAGGACGAGGTCAACACCCGCAAGCACAACCTGGAGCACCACCAGCTCGGCCAGATGGGCCTGACCATCGAGAAGTACCTGGAGTTCCAGGGCAAGACGGTCGAGGAGTTCGACGCCGAGACCAAGGACCAGGCGATCAAGGGCATCAAGACCCAGTTCGTCCTGGACGCGCTGGTCAACAAGGAGAAGCTGGGCGTCGACCAGGAGGAGCTCACCGAGCACCTCATGCGCCGTGCCGCTTCCTCCGGCATGTCCCCCGACCAGTTCGCGCAGGCCGTCGTCGAGGGTGGCCAGGTGCCGATGCTCGTCGGCGAGGTCGCCCGCGGCAAGGCCCTCGCGGTCGTCGTCGAGGCCGCCAAGGTCGTCGACACCAACGGTGAGGTCGTCGACCTGTCCGACGACGAGGACGAGGTCGAGACGGCCACGGAGACCGTCGAGGCCGCTGTCGAGGGTGACGCCGAAGAGGCCAAGTAA
- a CDS encoding HD domain-containing protein: MTQQQPLTLIEVEALARSAHEGQTDKAGRPYAEHLAAVAEGVRARGGSAEQQAAAWLHDAVEDDALSREWLDSAALPQPVKDMVLAVTKRAGEPLEEYAARILATPGALLVKEADLEHNADPARLSVLDGPTRERLSAKYAYVRSLLGLTGP; this comes from the coding sequence ATGACGCAGCAGCAACCGCTGACCCTGATCGAGGTCGAGGCGCTGGCGCGCTCCGCGCACGAGGGCCAGACCGACAAGGCCGGCCGGCCGTACGCGGAGCACCTCGCGGCCGTCGCCGAGGGAGTCCGCGCCCGCGGCGGCAGCGCCGAACAGCAGGCGGCGGCCTGGCTCCACGACGCGGTCGAGGACGATGCGCTCAGCCGGGAGTGGCTGGATTCCGCCGCGCTTCCCCAGCCCGTCAAGGACATGGTGCTGGCGGTCACCAAGCGCGCCGGCGAACCGCTGGAGGAGTACGCGGCCCGGATCCTCGCCACCCCGGGCGCCCTCCTGGTCAAGGAGGCCGACCTGGAGCACAACGCGGACCCCGCGCGGCTCTCCGTGCTGGACGGCCCCACCCGGGAACGATTGTCCGCGAAGTACGCATATGTCCGCTCCCTCCTCGGTCTCACCGGGCCGTGA
- a CDS encoding NUDIX domain-containing protein — protein MAGFLGLRWGELIGLHRRDTDLEQGTLRVRRAVAELGADGRVFIGAKGATPRQNHFNPLWHKACRKAGIKGLHFHDLRHTGNSLAASTGASTRELMARMGHSTARAALIYQHASADRNRLIADALSKLVLHSVSVAGAVLREDGRLLAIRRADEGTWELPGGVLELTESPEAGVRREVLEETGIEVEIDTLTGVYENTHPRHRRPGLPLRALRRHRTYVRRVDRGDLADPGRGSGRMSEVYAIRLLDALDEEGPHIRSHQLPPQPLPAGSRDAPAILEPEAPAGGMSVSDGTAGLWGSTHALGLSRLTAQAWGQSAIGLYAMARSTTFSALSAGSKSQYM, from the coding sequence ATGGCCGGCTTCCTCGGGCTGCGGTGGGGCGAGCTGATCGGACTGCACCGGCGGGACACCGACCTTGAACAGGGGACCCTGCGGGTCCGGCGCGCCGTCGCCGAGCTCGGGGCCGACGGGCGCGTGTTCATCGGGGCAAAGGGGGCGACTCCTCGCCAGAACCACTTCAACCCGCTGTGGCACAAGGCCTGTCGGAAGGCCGGGATCAAGGGGCTGCACTTCCATGATCTGCGGCACACCGGGAACTCCCTGGCCGCCTCGACCGGGGCGAGCACGCGGGAGTTGATGGCCCGGATGGGGCACAGCACCGCCCGTGCCGCACTGATCTACCAACACGCCAGCGCCGACCGGAACCGGTTGATCGCCGACGCGCTGAGCAAGCTCGTGCTGCATTCCGTGTCCGTGGCCGGGGCCGTGCTGCGCGAGGACGGCCGACTCCTGGCGATCCGCCGAGCGGACGAAGGCACTTGGGAGCTCCCGGGCGGAGTCCTCGAACTCACCGAGTCCCCGGAGGCCGGCGTCCGCCGTGAGGTCCTGGAGGAAACGGGCATAGAGGTCGAGATCGACACGCTCACCGGGGTTTACGAGAACACCCACCCGCGGCATCGTCGCCCTGGTCTTCCGCTGCGAGCCCTCCGGCGGCACAGAACGTACGTCCGACGAGTCGACCGCGGTGACCTGGCTGACCCGGGAAGGGGTAGCGGCCGCATGTCCGAGGTCTACGCGATCCGCCTCCTGGACGCCCTGGACGAAGAGGGCCCCCACATCCGCAGCCACCAGCTCCCGCCTCAACCCTTACCGGCCGGCAGCCGCGACGCCCCCGCCATCCTGGAGCCTGAGGCCCCCGCCGGGGGCATGTCGGTGAGTGACGGCACCGCCGGCCTGTGGGGCTCGACTCATGCCCTTGGCCTGTCCCGTCTTACCGCGCAGGCCTGGGGTCAGAGCGCGATCGGCTTGTACGCCATGGCGCGGTCTACGACCTTCTCGGCGCTCAGTGCGGGGTCAAAGTCCCAGTACATGTAG
- a CDS encoding excisionase family DNA-binding protein gives MADRYLSVVQVAELLGTTVRFPRRLVEERRITYVKVGRRVRIPESAVYAYTAANTVEPRRCGLVAA, from the coding sequence ATGGCTGATCGATACCTGTCCGTCGTCCAGGTCGCCGAGCTGCTCGGGACCACCGTGAGGTTTCCTCGGCGGCTGGTCGAGGAGCGTCGGATCACCTACGTGAAGGTCGGGCGGCGCGTGCGGATCCCCGAGAGCGCCGTGTACGCGTACACCGCCGCCAACACCGTCGAGCCTCGTCGGTGTGGGCTGGTGGCTGCCTGA